Proteins co-encoded in one Arachis stenosperma cultivar V10309 chromosome 7, arast.V10309.gnm1.PFL2, whole genome shotgun sequence genomic window:
- the LOC130942231 gene encoding uncharacterized protein LOC130942231 — protein MVSRVHKRTGLFHRNLQHLRSITKSHAVFKTSVILDASEYIRNLKKKLQELDELAVCSSSAQNFIDHGPMPMLKVEAQEEGFMIRVLSQRSCKGLLVFILEAFEELGLQVLQARVSCVDAFSLEAMGIKEHNEGDDDDDGHMDAQVVEQVMSKAIKNWRELPKQ, from the exons ATGGTTTCGAGGGTTCACAAGAGAACAGGTTTATTTCATAGGAACCTTCAACATCTTCGATCAATCACTAAATCCCATGCG gtATTTAAAACATCAGTGATATTGGATGCATCAGAGTATATACGAAATCTAAAGAAAAAGCTACAAGAATTGGATGAGTTAGCAGTTTGTTCTTCTTCAGCCCAAAATTTCATTGACCATGGTCCCATGCCTATG CTTAAAGTTGAAGCACAAGAGGAGGGGTTCATGATAAGGGTGCTGAGTCAAAGAAGTTGCAAAGGGTTGTTGGTTTTCATATTGGAAGCGTTTGAAGAGCTTGGCCTTCAAGTGCTCCAGGCTAGGGTTTCTTGTGTAGATGCCTTTTCTTTAGAAGCAATGGGAATCAAG GAGCACAATGaaggtgatgatgatgatgatggtcaTATGGATGCACAAGTAGTAGAACAAGTGATGTCTAAAGCTATCAAAAACTGGAGGGAACTTCCAAAGCAATAA